AATTTCTATTTTCAGAGGGAaaaacttcctttttttttagatAACTGTGCTTTAttacacaaaataatatataatgtaatcCTTGTCATGAGAAAAGATAATTAGTGTGAAGACAGCAActgtttaattaatttcatgAAAACTTTAGACAAAATGTTAAGAGATAtgtttatagtttattttttgagtttttttcaaaattattgttGATTAATCCTGATAGAACCAAGAAAACAGTTAGCTAGTAATAGTTATACAAAAATAGAGTGTAATTAATAAGACAAGTCCAGTGTCACAATAATTAATTCCATTCACCTACATAATTTTTTGAGGAGATATGGCTTTTGTTGGATCAAATCATGAGCCATTAAgaaaaaagttcaaaacttttctTCTTCAAAGTTGGACTCAAGTTAAAGGAGAGCTACAGagacataagaaaaataaaaattgaaaaaggaGTTCAGAGTAAAACAACTGATATAGacgcagagagagagagagaaacgtaTCTGtcgaaaaatctataaaattcgattcatttttttttacttttaaaagcaACAAATCTCccccaaagaaagaaaaactatatacaaaaaaaaaaaaagataagaagaaagaggaaagaagaagaacaagaagaggtAGAAATGGAATAcatttgaatatgttttttgaGTCATGAAGAAGAGCTTTAAGGTTTAATAATGCAATGTTCAATCCTTTCACAACTCATCACAGgtaaccaaaaatcaattatttttctgttaattaaaaaaatttcagcAACTCTTTGTCCTTTCTCTTCCATGTGCGCCTCTCGAAAATTTcggcttttatttattttttattatgctTCGTTGTTTTTCTGCTGTTGTGTGTTCTTTGTTTGGTCAAagctttgtttttttgtttgtgtggaTTATTTAAGACAGTGAACATAGCTGTGAACTTGTTCCGAGAAGAAACATCAACTAAACATTTCACGCCTGTAAAGAACCTTATGATTAGTGTCTTGTTTAATCATTCCTCTGACAATTAATTAACCGAAACCCccatttctttaatttattttaaactaattctcTCCTCTGTAGCAAACCTTCGGAAACTGAGCAAAGTTCCTTCTTTTGAGACTAGTCCCATGCGTTGAGAAAAAGTTTCTTGAATTTGCCAAACCtctctttttggttttttgcTTTGTTAATGTATTGATAAACACGCAAAACAATGTTTATGGTAAGCTCTAATCATACCACTAGGCATGCTTGTTACTTATATGAATGCATTACTCACACACACTAACATTCCTCTGTCTCTCCATTGTTTTTGTAGCTCAGATATGAACTGGGCACTCAACAACCCAAATCCTGAAGAGAAGGagccaacaacaacaacccaAAGCAGCGATTTTTACCATCTGGGCGCTAAAGATTCGTCACAAAAGCCcagaaaaatcgatttttggcGGTCTGGGTTGATGGGTTTCGCCAAGATGCAGCATTCAGTGGCGGTGAAGATGAACAACGGTAATAATAACGAACAAGTGGGTAACAAAAAGGGGTCGACTTTCATACAGGAACACAGAGCTTTGTTACCAAAGGGTTTGATTCTGTGGACAATCATTGTCGGGTTTATAAGCAGAGGGATTTACCAGTGGATGGATGATACTAGCAAGGTCAGAAGAGAAGAGGTTTTGGTTAGTATGTGTGATCAGAGAGCCAGGATGTTGCAGGATCAGTTTAGTGTTAGTGTTAACCATGTTCACGCTTTGGCTATTCTTGTCTCAACGTTTCATTACCACAAGAATCCATCTGCAATTGATCAGGTTAGTGTCTGCCTTATTAAAGGTTAAAGCTTTAGAGAAAAAGATCAAGATTTGTTcatatttgatttataattgAATAGTTGACttttcttgaaatttttttaattactagtCTAGTTCTGTTTATGAATTAGAGTTTTACATTCATtgtaaaaaatgttttgaatcgaataaatttaacattcattcaaaaaaaaaataattgcagGGGACATTTGCTGACTATACAGCGAGAACAGCATTTGAGAGACCGTTGCTAAGTGGAGTGGCTTACGCTGAAAAGGTTGTGAATGCTGAGAGGGAGATGTTTGAGAGTCAGCACAATTGGGTTATAAAGACAATGGACACAGGAGAGCCTTCACCTGTGAGGGACGAGTATGCTCCCGTCATCTTCTCTCAAGACAGTGTCTCTTACCTCGAGTCACTAGACATGATGTCAGGAGAGGTAATATTTATTACAGATACTTCTTTGTTTTTGGATTATCTTGGTTCTGAAAACTTTTGCTTACAGGAGGATAGAGAGAACATTCTGAGAGCTAGAGAGACAGGGAAAGCTGTCTTAACAAGCCCTTTTAGACTACTGGCTTCTCACCATCTAGGAGTTGTGTTAACCTTCCCTGTGTACAAAGCCTCTCTTCCTAAAAACCCCACCGTCCAAGAGCGTATAGCAGCCACCGCAGGGTACCTCGGCGGCGCGTTTGACGTTGAGTCACTCGTTGAGAATCTACTCGGTCAGCTCGCTGGCAACCAGGCGATAGTAGTGCATGTGTATGACATCACCAACGCGTCGGATCCTCTCGTCATGTACGGGAACCAAGACGAAGAAGGCGACACGTCTCTCTACCACGAGAGCAAGCTTGATTTTGGAGACCCTTTCAGGAAGCATAAGATGATCTGTAGGTACCTCCAGAAGGCGCCTATACCGTTGAACGTACTCACGACCGTGCCGTTGTTCTTTGCTATTGGCTTCTTGGTTGGTTACATACTCTACGGTGCAGCTGTTCATATAGTTAAAGTTGAAGATGATTTCCATGAGATGCAAGAGCTCAAGGTCCGAGCAGAAGCTGCTGACGTGGCTAAATCGCAGTTTCTTGCGACCGTCTCTCACGAGATAAGGACGCCGATGAATGGGATTCTTGGAATGCTTGCTATGCTTCTTGATACGGAGCTTAGCTCTACGCAGAGAGATTACGCTCAGACCGCGCAGGTTTGTGGTAAAGCTTTGATTGCGTTGATAAACGAGGTTCTTGATCGTGCCAAGATCGAAGCTGGGAAGCTGGAGTTGGAGTCTGTGCCTTTTGATATACGTTCGATATTAGATGAtgttctttctctcttctctgaggAGTCAAGGAACAAAGGCATTGAGGTAAAAGAATGTTTAAAGAAAAGCTCTTTTTGTAGTAGTTAGCTGCTACTTACTAACTTCTTgaattttgtttgaattttttggcAGCTTGCGGTTTTCGTTTCAGACAAGGTACCTGAGATAGTCAAAGGAGATTCAGGGAGATTCAGACAGATCATCATAAACCTTGTCGGAAACTCTGTTAAAGTTAGTTCCTTTCCTCCTATGTTCTTGTCTAGGCCTGCTGGTTCCGGTAGTTCAGTTTTCGGATAGTTTGGTTCAACACAAATATTAACGAATTAATCCAAAATAAAGTTCGGTTCGatatttggttagtttggtttttgaaaagtatactgaaatttatgatttcggttatattttggtttaattttgttaaaatttgaataagttTGGTTAATTTCAGTTAGTTCGGTTtaaaatttggttagtttagttCAGATTTTTGGTATGGTTTGgttgtaattttcttaatttttttaagtaaacCAAAATAACTGATTGCCGAACCTAAAAccaaacttttgtaaataaccTACAAAAACGAACCAAACTCCTAACCAAAATTAATTTTGGTTCGGTCTAATTTAAAATCCCTGCCTTATTCTTGTCCCCCTGTGGGAAGTAGATTGTTGTTTGATCAAGATCTTGTCTTTTTTGACACAGTTCACAGAGAAAGGACATATCTTTGTCAAAGTCCATCTGGCGGAACAATCAAAAGACGGAGCTGAATCCAAACCCGCACTAAACGGAGGAGTAGCCTCTGAAGACATAACCGCCGCTTCCAAACCTTCAAGTTACAACACACTGAGCGGCTACGAAGCTGCTGACGGTCGAAACAGCTGGGACTCATTCAAACACTTACTCTCGTCGGAGGAGCTGTTGACATCATCAGAGTTCGAAGCTTCCAGTAACGTCAGGCTTATGGTTTCTATCGAAGACACAGGCATTGGGATCCCTTTAACCGCGCAAGGACGTGTCTTCATGCCGTTTATGCAAGCGGATAGCTCCACTTCGAGAACCTACGGAGGTACTGGGATTGGTTTGAGTATAAGCAAGTGTCTTGTCGAGCTTATGCGCGGTCAGATAAGTTTCGTGAGCAGGCCTCGCGTTGGTAGCACGTTTTGGTTCACTGCTGTGTTTGAGAGGTGTGATAAATGTAGTCTGAAGAAGCCTACGGTTGAGAATCTGCCTTCTAGTTTTAGAGGGATGAGAGCTATTGTTGTTGATGCTAAGCCTGTTCGAGCTGCGGTGACTAGGTATCATATGAAGAGACTTGGGATCAGTGTTGATGTCATGACAAGTCTCAGAACCGCTGTTTCTACTGCGTCTGGAAGAAACGGTTCTCCTCTTCCTTCAGGGTAAGTAAAAGGTTTAAATCTCTTTTGATTTCTGTTGGTTCCATCTGAtgatttaatctttttttttttgcagaacaACGAAACTGGATATGATCTTGGTGGAGAAAGATTCATGGATATCAACCGAAGATATAGACGCGGAGATACGTCAGATGAACTCAAGAACCAACGGAAACGTGCATCACAAGACACCGAAACTCGCTCTATTCGCAACGAACATCACCAACTCAGAGTTCGACAGAGCTAAATCCGCAGGGTTTGCTGATACGGTGATAATGAAGCCGTTGAGAGCAAGCATGATCGGCGCGTGtttacagcaagttctcgagctGAGAAAGGCGAGACAGCAGCATCCTGAGGGATCATCACCAGCAACGCTCAAGAGTTTGCTTACAGGGAAGAAGATTCTGGTGGTTGATGATAATATGGTGAACAGGAGAGTAGCTGCAGGAGCTCTGAAGAAGTTTGGAGCAGAGGTGGTGTGTGCAGAGAGTGGTCAAGTTGCTTTGGGTTTGCTTCAGATTCCACACAGTTTCGATGCTTGCTTCATGGATATTCAAATGCCACAGATGGACGGGTAAGCCTTTAAACTTGGCCTCCTGTTCCGTAGCTTgatttttggttagttcggCTCAACATAAATCTTACCGAATTAATCCAAAATAAAGTTTGGTTCGGTattcggttagtttggttttgAAAATCGTACATAGGTTTTTGATTTgggtttatattttgattaattttgttaaaatttcggATAAGTTCGGTTGGTTCGATTTGGGTTTTTGATAttgtttggttatttttttttaaagaaaaccaaaGTAACCGATTGCCAAACCAAACCTTTTCAAACCTACAAAATCGAACCAAACTCCTAActtttttggttcggtttagttcGGTTCAAAATCCCAGCCCTACTTAAACTCATTAGGTTTGGTCTTGTACTACTTGGTTTACGTTCTGGTTTTGTTCTCTCAGGTTTGAAGCGACTCGTCAGATAAGGATGATGGAGAAGGAAGCTAAAGAGAAGACGAAGCTGGAATGGCATTTACCGATTCTAGCCATGACAGCTGATGTGATCCACGCGACATACGAGGAGTGTCTGAAAAGTGGAATGGATGGTTATGTCTCTAAAccatttgaagaagagaatCTCTACAAGTCTGTTGCCAAATCATTCAAAGCTAACCCAATCTCAGATTCATCATGTAGCcaaagttgaagaagaagaagaaacatcgTGTCAGGAAAAGAAACATGCAACATGGTTGGTTCGTGTGTACATATAGGGCTCGGAGATTTTGAAAGTTTGCTTTTGACCAGTAATAGTAATGTTTGTGAAACGACGGTTCAGGTGTTGATATTAATCCTTACCGGAGTTCGATTTGTACCCAATCcttctgttttttattttattttaagacaTACTAATAAATATCGATTCATTCGATATAGTACAACAAACGTCTTTATTAGGTGGGAGACTTAGACGTCGTGCTCCCGCCAACTCACCCAGACAAAAGATCATCGATGGGGAACTGCATAATGTTGATAGAACTCTGCCATTAAATTAGCTTGAGGAGAAGAGTCATGTGATACTGATAGAACACTTGGACAGAGTTTGTATAACACCCCGACCGCCCATAGCTAATGGGCCATCCACACCTGCTCTCTCGGTCCGTAGATCCCATCTCGTTTCAGcgatcggtccgttaattttttcCAAAGGctaaaatcattgtttactgactcTGCAATCACCACTCAATTTTTTCCCGTGCTTTGGCATCACTTgcacggtatcgcgaatcacttcccgatacgTCACCTATCTTTCACTACTCCTTCCCAAACACGCTTAACTCTAGAGTTttaaacggatgtgtgacggaaaaggtaagtcaattTTGGTGATATacgtagccaaatcaattctcttaagcctttctACATATTACAACttgggatgttacaattcaccccctctcaaagaacgcaatgTCTGCACCCTACGATAtgtctcaagacgcctctcaaGTCAGAACTGAGATagctaaccagctctgataccacttataacGTCCCGACCGCCCACAACTAATGGACCATCCACGTCCGCTCTCTCGGCCCATGGACCCCATTCCGTTCCAGCGATCGGTCTGTTAATTTTTTCCAAAGCctgaaatcattgtttacttaTCCtacaatcaccacccgacctttttcCGTGTTTTGGCCTTACTTGTACAGTATCACGAaccacttcccgataggtcacctaTCCTTTCACTACTTAAGCCCAAACATGCTTAACTCTAaggttctaaacggatgtgtgacggaaaatgtaagtcaactttggtaaTATAGGTactcaaatcaattctcttaagcctttttaTATATCACAACGCGGGATATTATAGTTTGGTTGCAGGTTTTGCAGAGACGTCTAGTAGAGCAGAAATAATTATTGTTGCAAACAAGAGTAGTTTGCGTAGCAAGAAAGGAGGGAATCTGGCtggtttccttttctttttttggtttagcactCAAAATTAGTTTCATGATGCAATGTTCTAttaaaaaactctaaaacaagTTGCACTTAATGCACATACAGcttttttatgaataaattgAACATTCATCTTAAAATTAAATCAAGTGGACTCTAAAGAAAAGTTGTTAGAAATCTGGTTTAGTGTCTAAGTCTTGTGATCTAGAACAACTTTTCTCAGTGGAGAAATCTCACAGAAAGTTGATTGAATAGACTGATTAGTACAATGAACCAGTCCGTGTTATAGTAGCTTTTAGAAACCTTCTATATATTTGGCGAAATAAGTCATTAAGCCAAGGAAGGAAAAAAATCAGCCATGTGTATGATCTTCTAGTCGTGAAGACTCAAGGTTAACTATAGTTATGCTTGCTATGTATCAAGTTCTTTCTCTTGTGGCTATGTCGTGTTCAGACTCGGTATTTTCAAGATAGTTCTGTTGTTAGCAAAAGGATTGGAGAATTTAAGTTGGTTGCATAAAACATTTGTTGTGTTAAAGTAATTCCTAATGGAGATGTGATAAAACGGAGTAGCCTAATAACAACTGATCAGTTGGTCAAATCTGACTGATGCGATCGAGTGTGTCTTGAAAAGTACAAGTTTTTTGAAGGGTCTTTTGGATTTACAAGATTGTTTGGCATAGCTATAAGATGAAGGAAAACATTCATTTGAGTGATATAGACTGAAACTGCTTTACAAGTGACTGTCTTTGGAACTTGGTTTATCATCATGTGGAGTTATTGATGTGCAAGAATGTGATTGTGAACCAAGTTCTGGCGTTTCCTCATTGTCTTTGCCTCGATACTACAATATCTGGTGTTTCCTCATTGTCTTTGCCTGCAATTTTATCTTAGTAGATTTATAAGTTTAGAAGTATCTACTAAACAcaagaaaacaacatttctAAACTTCAGTgacaaataatttatacttttatattcATTGAAGTTGTTAGTGATAAAGAAGTGAAACAGGTGTT
This genomic interval from Brassica napus cultivar Da-Ae chromosome A6, Da-Ae, whole genome shotgun sequence contains the following:
- the LOC106431570 gene encoding histidine kinase 4 isoform X1, which codes for MFNPFTTHHSSDMNWALNNPNPEEKEPTTTTQSSDFYHLGAKDSSQKPRKIDFWRSGLMGFAKMQHSVAVKMNNGNNNEQVGNKKGSTFIQEHRALLPKGLILWTIIVGFISRGIYQWMDDTSKVRREEVLVSMCDQRARMLQDQFSVSVNHVHALAILVSTFHYHKNPSAIDQGTFADYTARTAFERPLLSGVAYAEKVVNAEREMFESQHNWVIKTMDTGEPSPVRDEYAPVIFSQDSVSYLESLDMMSGEEDRENILRARETGKAVLTSPFRLLASHHLGVVLTFPVYKASLPKNPTVQERIAATAGYLGGAFDVESLVENLLGQLAGNQAIVVHVYDITNASDPLVMYGNQDEEGDTSLYHESKLDFGDPFRKHKMICRYLQKAPIPLNVLTTVPLFFAIGFLVGYILYGAAVHIVKVEDDFHEMQELKVRAEAADVAKSQFLATVSHEIRTPMNGILGMLAMLLDTELSSTQRDYAQTAQVCGKALIALINEVLDRAKIEAGKLELESVPFDIRSILDDVLSLFSEESRNKGIELAVFVSDKVPEIVKGDSGRFRQIIINLVGNSVKFTEKGHIFVKVHLAEQSKDGAESKPALNGGVASEDITAASKPSSYNTLSGYEAADGRNSWDSFKHLLSSEELLTSSEFEASSNVRLMVSIEDTGIGIPLTAQGRVFMPFMQADSSTSRTYGGTGIGLSISKCLVELMRGQISFVSRPRVGSTFWFTAVFERCDKCSLKKPTVENLPSSFRGMRAIVVDAKPVRAAVTRYHMKRLGISVDVMTSLRTAVSTASGRNGSPLPSGTTKLDMILVEKDSWISTEDIDAEIRQMNSRTNGNVHHKTPKLALFATNITNSEFDRAKSAGFADTVIMKPLRASMIGACLQQVLELRKARQQHPEGSSPATLKSLLTGKKILVVDDNMVNRRVAAGALKKFGAEVVCAESGQVALGLLQIPHSFDACFMDIQMPQMDGFEATRQIRMMEKEAKEKTKLEWHLPILAMTADVIHATYEECLKSGMDGYVSKPFEEENLYKSVAKSFKANPISDSSCSQS
- the LOC106431570 gene encoding histidine kinase 4 isoform X2; the encoded protein is MQCSILSQLITDMNWALNNPNPEEKEPTTTTQSSDFYHLGAKDSSQKPRKIDFWRSGLMGFAKMQHSVAVKMNNGNNNEQVGNKKGSTFIQEHRALLPKGLILWTIIVGFISRGIYQWMDDTSKVRREEVLVSMCDQRARMLQDQFSVSVNHVHALAILVSTFHYHKNPSAIDQGTFADYTARTAFERPLLSGVAYAEKVVNAEREMFESQHNWVIKTMDTGEPSPVRDEYAPVIFSQDSVSYLESLDMMSGEEDRENILRARETGKAVLTSPFRLLASHHLGVVLTFPVYKASLPKNPTVQERIAATAGYLGGAFDVESLVENLLGQLAGNQAIVVHVYDITNASDPLVMYGNQDEEGDTSLYHESKLDFGDPFRKHKMICRYLQKAPIPLNVLTTVPLFFAIGFLVGYILYGAAVHIVKVEDDFHEMQELKVRAEAADVAKSQFLATVSHEIRTPMNGILGMLAMLLDTELSSTQRDYAQTAQVCGKALIALINEVLDRAKIEAGKLELESVPFDIRSILDDVLSLFSEESRNKGIELAVFVSDKVPEIVKGDSGRFRQIIINLVGNSVKFTEKGHIFVKVHLAEQSKDGAESKPALNGGVASEDITAASKPSSYNTLSGYEAADGRNSWDSFKHLLSSEELLTSSEFEASSNVRLMVSIEDTGIGIPLTAQGRVFMPFMQADSSTSRTYGGTGIGLSISKCLVELMRGQISFVSRPRVGSTFWFTAVFERCDKCSLKKPTVENLPSSFRGMRAIVVDAKPVRAAVTRYHMKRLGISVDVMTSLRTAVSTASGRNGSPLPSGTTKLDMILVEKDSWISTEDIDAEIRQMNSRTNGNVHHKTPKLALFATNITNSEFDRAKSAGFADTVIMKPLRASMIGACLQQVLELRKARQQHPEGSSPATLKSLLTGKKILVVDDNMVNRRVAAGALKKFGAEVVCAESGQVALGLLQIPHSFDACFMDIQMPQMDGFEATRQIRMMEKEAKEKTKLEWHLPILAMTADVIHATYEECLKSGMDGYVSKPFEEENLYKSVAKSFKANPISDSSCSQS
- the LOC106431570 gene encoding histidine kinase 4 isoform X3, producing the protein MNWALNNPNPEEKEPTTTTQSSDFYHLGAKDSSQKPRKIDFWRSGLMGFAKMQHSVAVKMNNGNNNEQVGNKKGSTFIQEHRALLPKGLILWTIIVGFISRGIYQWMDDTSKVRREEVLVSMCDQRARMLQDQFSVSVNHVHALAILVSTFHYHKNPSAIDQGTFADYTARTAFERPLLSGVAYAEKVVNAEREMFESQHNWVIKTMDTGEPSPVRDEYAPVIFSQDSVSYLESLDMMSGEEDRENILRARETGKAVLTSPFRLLASHHLGVVLTFPVYKASLPKNPTVQERIAATAGYLGGAFDVESLVENLLGQLAGNQAIVVHVYDITNASDPLVMYGNQDEEGDTSLYHESKLDFGDPFRKHKMICRYLQKAPIPLNVLTTVPLFFAIGFLVGYILYGAAVHIVKVEDDFHEMQELKVRAEAADVAKSQFLATVSHEIRTPMNGILGMLAMLLDTELSSTQRDYAQTAQVCGKALIALINEVLDRAKIEAGKLELESVPFDIRSILDDVLSLFSEESRNKGIELAVFVSDKVPEIVKGDSGRFRQIIINLVGNSVKFTEKGHIFVKVHLAEQSKDGAESKPALNGGVASEDITAASKPSSYNTLSGYEAADGRNSWDSFKHLLSSEELLTSSEFEASSNVRLMVSIEDTGIGIPLTAQGRVFMPFMQADSSTSRTYGGTGIGLSISKCLVELMRGQISFVSRPRVGSTFWFTAVFERCDKCSLKKPTVENLPSSFRGMRAIVVDAKPVRAAVTRYHMKRLGISVDVMTSLRTAVSTASGRNGSPLPSGTTKLDMILVEKDSWISTEDIDAEIRQMNSRTNGNVHHKTPKLALFATNITNSEFDRAKSAGFADTVIMKPLRASMIGACLQQVLELRKARQQHPEGSSPATLKSLLTGKKILVVDDNMVNRRVAAGALKKFGAEVVCAESGQVALGLLQIPHSFDACFMDIQMPQMDGFEATRQIRMMEKEAKEKTKLEWHLPILAMTADVIHATYEECLKSGMDGYVSKPFEEENLYKSVAKSFKANPISDSSCSQS